The Janthinobacterium lividum genome has a window encoding:
- a CDS encoding autotransporter assembly complex family protein: MGQLTLATAGSVILICPIAQARAQEATQERTQELPQDTAADSHVSTEAAPAPLQYEVKVNAPGDLDELLEKNLDLERFRGNPRMDREQLQRLVRDTPEQAKNLVATAGYYTPVVTVRVDTTGAKPIVIVDLDPGQPVTIDKVELELRGFDPTPPLAASEPYDTEALKRSWSLKTGSVFRQSDWESAKRALLREVVQTRYPRAQLVDTQAVVDPETHKVSLLVVLDSGPELRFGELRIEGLKRYDASIIRNLDKIRPGEYYSESALQSFQARLQDTGYFASVEVSADMSSILSEQIEAGQESQQADAAGAAPEAKPVNRGPAPLLPLVVRVTENKQQNVSAGLGFSTNTGNRAQLNYDNLNVWGTRFKSAITMETKKQAAHANFYFPTTERGYNDSAGASFERSDISNEITAVTTISAKRNWGGTNLERSLTFEFLSEDKTVVGLEQTRSKSLPLTYAITKRSLDSLLFPTKGYVINAQVGGALLPVLTDERFVRVAGKAVYYRPLGEKGELIVRGEMGALGSKEKRGVPAVYLFRAGGDQSVRGYAYQELGVKEGDATVGGRYMATASAEYQYWFKPKWAIAAFYDAGNAADTVKALTPKSGYGLGGRYKSPVGPINVDVAYGHAVHAYRLHFSLGFTF, from the coding sequence ATGGGTCAACTGACACTGGCGACCGCTGGCAGTGTCATCTTGATATGCCCGATCGCCCAGGCCCGCGCGCAGGAAGCGACGCAAGAGCGCACACAAGAGCTCCCGCAAGACACCGCTGCAGACAGCCACGTCAGCACGGAAGCGGCGCCCGCCCCGTTGCAGTACGAGGTCAAGGTCAACGCGCCCGGCGACCTCGATGAGTTGCTCGAAAAAAACCTGGACCTGGAACGCTTCCGCGGCAACCCGCGTATGGATCGCGAGCAATTGCAGCGCCTCGTGCGCGATACGCCCGAGCAAGCCAAAAACCTCGTCGCCACGGCCGGCTATTACACGCCCGTCGTCACGGTGCGCGTCGATACGACGGGCGCCAAACCCATCGTCATCGTCGACCTCGACCCAGGCCAGCCGGTCACCATCGACAAGGTCGAGCTGGAATTGCGCGGCTTCGACCCCACGCCGCCGCTGGCCGCCAGCGAACCCTACGATACGGAAGCCCTCAAGCGCAGCTGGTCCCTGAAGACGGGCAGCGTGTTTCGCCAGTCCGACTGGGAATCGGCCAAGCGCGCCCTGCTGCGCGAAGTGGTGCAGACGCGTTACCCGCGCGCCCAGCTGGTCGATACGCAAGCCGTGGTCGACCCGGAAACGCACAAGGTCTCCTTGCTGGTGGTGCTTGACAGCGGGCCCGAGCTGCGCTTTGGCGAACTGCGCATCGAAGGCCTGAAACGCTACGATGCCAGCATCATCCGCAACCTCGACAAGATACGCCCGGGCGAATACTACAGCGAATCGGCGCTGCAATCGTTCCAGGCGCGCCTGCAGGACACGGGCTACTTTGCCAGCGTGGAAGTGAGCGCCGACATGAGCAGCATCCTCAGCGAGCAGATCGAGGCGGGCCAGGAAAGCCAGCAAGCCGATGCCGCCGGCGCCGCGCCCGAAGCCAAGCCCGTCAACCGCGGCCCCGCGCCGCTGCTGCCGCTGGTCGTGCGCGTGACGGAAAACAAGCAGCAGAACGTCAGCGCCGGTCTCGGTTTCAGTACGAATACGGGGAATCGCGCACAGCTCAACTATGACAACCTGAATGTGTGGGGCACGCGCTTCAAGAGCGCGATCACCATGGAAACGAAAAAACAGGCGGCGCACGCCAATTTTTACTTTCCAACGACCGAGCGCGGCTACAACGACAGCGCCGGCGCCTCGTTCGAGCGCAGCGACATTTCCAACGAAATCACGGCCGTCACCACCATCTCGGCCAAGCGCAACTGGGGCGGCACCAACCTCGAGCGCAGCCTGACGTTCGAATTCCTCAGCGAAGACAAGACCGTCGTCGGCCTGGAACAGACGCGCAGCAAGAGCTTGCCGCTGACCTATGCCATCACCAAGCGCAGCCTCGACAGCCTGCTGTTTCCCACCAAGGGCTATGTCATCAACGCCCAGGTGGGCGGCGCCCTGCTGCCCGTGCTGACGGACGAGCGCTTCGTGCGCGTGGCCGGCAAGGCCGTGTATTACCGTCCGCTCGGTGAAAAAGGCGAGCTGATCGTGCGCGGCGAAATGGGCGCGCTGGGCTCGAAGGAAAAACGCGGCGTGCCAGCCGTCTACCTGTTCCGCGCGGGCGGCGACCAGTCGGTGCGCGGCTATGCCTACCAGGAACTGGGCGTCAAAGAGGGCGACGCCACCGTCGGCGGGCGCTACATGGCCACCGCCAGCGCCGAATACCAGTACTGGTTCAAGCCGAAGTGGGCCATCGCCGCCTTCTATGACGCCGGTAACGCGGCCGATACCGTCAAGGCGCTGACGCCGAAATCGGGCTATGGCCTGGGCGGGCGCTACAAGAGCCCCGTCGGTCCCATCAATGTCGACGTGGCGTATGGCCACGCCGTCCACGCCTACCGTTTGCACTTCTCTCTGGGATTCACTTTCTGA